A DNA window from Dunckerocampus dactyliophorus isolate RoL2022-P2 chromosome 17, RoL_Ddac_1.1, whole genome shotgun sequence contains the following coding sequences:
- the enc1 gene encoding ectoderm-neural cortex protein 1, with translation MKMSVCVHENRKSRASTGSMNIYLFHKSSYADSVLMHLNSLRQQRLFTDVLLHAGSRSFPCHRAVLAACSRYFEAMFSGGLRESQASEVDFHDSIHPEVLELLLDYAYSSRVVINEENAESLLEAGDMLEFQDIRDACAEFLERNLHPSNCLGMLLLSDAHQCTKLSELSWSMCLNNFPAICKTEDFLQLPKDMVVQLLSHEELETEDERLVYEAALNWINYDLERRHCDLPELLRTVRLALLPAIFLMENVSTEELINAQAKSKELVDEAIRCKLKILQNDGVVNSQCARPRKTSHALFLLGGQTFMCDKLYLVDQKAKEIIPKADIPSPRKEFSACAIGCKVYITGGRGSENGVSKDVWVYDTVHEEWSKAAPMLIARFGHGSAELKHCLYVVGGHTAATGCLPASPSVSLKQVEQFDPVANKWTMVAPLREGVSNAAVVSVKLKLFAFGGTSVTHDKLPKVQCYDPQENRWTVPASCPQPWRYTAAAVLGNQIFVMGGDTEFSACSAYKFSSESYQWTKVGDVTAKRMSCQAVASGNKLYVVGGYFGTQRCKTLDCYDPTLDAWNSITTVPYSLIPTAFVSTWKHLPA, from the coding sequence ATGaaaatgtctgtgtgtgtccacGAGAACCGGAAATCTCGGGCCAGCACCGGCTCCATGAACATCTACCTGTTCCACAAGTCTTCATATGCCGACAGTGTCCTCATGCACCTCAACTCTCTGCGGCAGCAACGGCTCTTCACGGACGTGCTGCTTCACGCCGGCAGCCGCTCCTTCCCATGCCACCGCGCTGTGCTGGCAGCTTGCAGCCGCTACTTTGAGGCCATGTTCAGTGGCGGGCTGAGGGAGAGCCAAGCTAGCGAGGTTGACTTCCATGACTCCATCCACCCGGAGGTCCTAGAGCTCCTGCTGGATTACGCATACTCGTCACGGGTGGTCATTAACGAGGAGAATGCGGAGTCGCTTCTGGAAGCTGGGGACATGCTGGAGTTCCAGGACATCCGAGATGCCTGTGCGGAATTCCTGGAGAGGAACCTTCACCCATCCAACTGCCTTGGCATGCTGCTGCTTTCAGACGCCCATCAGTGTACCAAGCTGTCTGAGCTCTCCTGGAGCATGTGCCTCAACAACTTCCCTGCCATTTGCAAGACGGAAGACTTCCTCCAACTGCCCAAAGACATGGTGGTCCAGCTGTTATCCCACGAGGAGCTGGAGACTGAAGATGAGCGGCTTGTTTATGAGGCTGCCCTGAACTGGATCAACTACGACCTGGAGAGACGGCACTGCGACCTTCCTGAACTCCTCAGAACGGTCCGCCTGGCCCTTCTGCCCGCCATCTTCCTGATGGAGAACGTCTCAACTGAGGAGCTGATCAACGCCCAGGCCAAGAGCAAGGAGCTGGTGGACGAGGCCATCCGCTGCAAGCTGAAGATCCTGCAGAATGACGGCGTGGTCAATAGTCAGTGTGCTCGACCTCGGAAAACCAGCCATGCCCTCTTTCTGCTGGGGGGGCAGACATTCATGTGTGACAAGCTATACCTGGTGGACCAGAAGGCCAAGGAGATCATTCCTAAAGCGGACATCCCGAGCCCGAGAAAGGAATTCAGCGCCTGTGCCATCGGTTGTAAGGTGTACATCACAGGGGGGCGGGGCTCAGAGAATGGTGTGTCCAAAGACGTCTGGGTCTATGATACAGTCCATGAAGAATGGTCCAAAGCGGCACCAATGCTCATCGCAAGATTCGGTCATGGCTCAGCCGAACTGAAGCACTGCCTGTATGTAGTCGGAGGTCACACAGCGGCAACCGGctgcctccccgcctcaccgtcCGTGTCGCTCAAACAAGTGGAGCAGTTCGACCCGGTGGCCAACAAGTGGACCATGGTGGCGCCTCTGAGAGAGGGTGTGAGCAATGCGGCGGTGGTCAGTGTCAAACTCAAGCTCTTTGCTTTCGGGGGAACCAGCGTCACCCACGACAAGCTGCCGAAGGTGCAGTGCTACGACCCCCAGGAGAACCGTTGGACTGTACCGGCATCCTGTCCGCAACCATGGCGCTACACTGCCGCTGCCGTGCTGGGAAACCAAATCTTTGTCATGGGCGGAGACACTGAGTTCTCTGCTTGCTCAGCGTACAAGTTCAGCAGCGAGAGCTACCAGTGGACTAAAGTGGGCGACGTGACGGCCAAGCGCATGAGCTGCCAGGCCGTGGCGTCGGGGAACAAACTATACGTGGTGGGGGGGTACTTTGGCACCCAGCGCTGTAAAACCTTGGACTGCTACGACCCCACGCTAGATGCTTGGAACAGCATCACCACGGTACCGTACTCTCTCATTCCCACCGCCTTTGTCAGCACCTGGAAGCATCTGCCGGCCTGA